AAATCGAACTCAAGCCTAGGAATCTTTCAGACATTTTTACAGCAAGTTCACAcccactaactcagaagtaaaggagactcattccTAGGCAAACTTACTGACACTTTAGTGAATGTTGACTAGCATGAGACTTTAAACAGATGGGAACAATTTGTTCAAGTCATACAAaggaaaaaaatacattttttttgttgcataatttgtttaaatttttgtcAGGTTTGGGTAAAAACTGAGCAagaaagaaaagaaattttgaagCAGCAAAACACTACTAAAGCAAAGATGCAAGCTTTGTTGGACGCGTTTACATCCGGAAATATTGGGAATAAAATAGAAGGTAGATAGATGATATTAAAACTCCACGACTAACTTTTCTATGTAAACGTTATTTAAGTTGAATTTGGAATGTTGAATAATTCTAAATTAGATCATACCGTTGTTAAACAAGACAGGTTTGTATAATGATTGCATATAAATGTGCGAagctatttgatttttttctacTTTTTAGTCGAATTAAGCTAAATTTGACTCTTACAAAAATAGCTCAAAATATCAGAAATCTTGTctatgtaaaaaaataattgattcatattgaaaattgaaatgtgtttgttcctgaaattatgAGTTATATCTCAGTTTAAAGTGCAATTTTAAATGTTCAGATTTCTTATGAAAGTggacaaaatttattttattttcatgtagAACCGATGATTATTCAGTCCGTTGAATCAATTAGTGAAGTTGAGTCAGAACTTCCACATTTTCAACCGAAAAAACCTCCAATAATTTCGAACCCAGGTATGATTCTATGTATCTTTTATGTTCTATATAAATTGAAAGCTTATGGGCCAGAGCTTGGTAGTTTGTTCGTAGCTGAGGGGTTGAGTTAAAAAAATGTGTGATTTGAGGTATAAACATCTCAGGGCTCTTCTGAGAGTACAAACTAGGgcgtatgtgtaccaatatggaggtaactaattttgtttgcctactttacatcaagttgtataaagggacggaagcctatgggcaggggatttattcacttggccaacacagaccgtccccgaaccctaacctggtacacatactaagggaGTACCCGAACTAGCCCTTCAACCTTGCATAAATCATATGTGGGTATAGCATTCTCTAGGTCTAGGAGAAATTGTACTAAATCCCCTCCCccccaaaaattttcaaagtattTATTTAGAATTCAAGTGTGATACAAATAATCTTACAAATGTTCAGGTCATGGAGCGAATAATTTAAATCATACTACGAAACCGAAACATGCATGGCAAGTTACGAAGAAGGATGTACACAGATTGAAACCTGCAGAAATGAGACATTTATCTGATAAAAGACACAATACACCGCAAGCAACTACTCAGGAACCAAGAGTAAAAGTTCATGTTCAATCAATTGATCCTTATATACACAGACACAAGTTTCAGAAAGAGGTGAAAATGGATTTTTGAAAGAGAAATAGAACTTTGGCCTACAATAGGAAATTTATGTTACTGCATTCGAAGATTTCCCTTGAAAACAAAACACGAAAAAGGGCGAAAAGTAGccataatttgaaattgattgaaaattattcaaatactttgatattcgaatatttgattcgttttggacaaccctgttaATATGTAACAGGATTTTAAAGTTGGTGATCTGGGTAGCTTTTCTTGATGAAATTCCCaaaaaaaaggattttataCTGTGAATGTTCAGACTAGAAAAATAGTACTAATAATAACAATACTAATAATAGTACAATAACTACTAACATGATTTCGTTCAAATTGTTAAAATGATACCAAATTATCTGTTTTGTCACAAAGTTATGAAAAGTTGTAAAACTTGTAATATTGCCCGAAttaaagtaaaatttatttgaaaaagtatTAGGTTCtaattctatttttcaaatgaagTTTTGTGCATTATTGTCAATCAAAGTACGTGTAGATAGATACAGGATAAGATGAAGATAAACTTATTTTTAACTTTGCCACTGTACAAAATATCACGATACCTAAGGCAagtacaaaaaatcataatacaCAAGAACAAGACAAACACACAGGATAGGAATTCTGGAACATTCCAAAACTTTAAATGATGCTTTTATAATGTGGGACATACAAGTGCTACATAGCAATCTCACTTTGTGGAATAAAAGATAAGTTGAaatgatgaaataataatattcagGCTTGAACACAAATTTCAGGTTGGTCAAATCCTTGACGACTTGAATCAATGTTGCTATGTGTATTTAACAATTTTCTCCAATATTCCAGGTTATTGACCAACAACGAGTCATATTGCACGAGCAGAAGAGAATGATAGAAGAAATGCAAGAGCAGCAAAAAATACTTGCTTTACAGAAAGAAGTTGCGGTATTACAGCAACAACATAAAcaacttgaaaataataaaatttcatcGCTAGGGGATGAGCAGAGCATAACAAGGGTTCAACCTCAGGAAGGGTATATATTACTTATATATTCGAGTGTTGTAAATTGGGGAAATCTtatgaaaattaaaagatttcaaattttaatcttATGTTGTAAGATTTAAAGACACAGTAGTTTTCGATACATCAAACCTTTATAATTTGTTAGACaagtaatattttgtaaaagtGTAACGTTGAATGGTTTCATAAATTCAATTAGGTTCTTATTCAAGGATTGCATTATAAATGAAACATAAATGTATGAACAATTTTTTACCGgttattttcttcaatatttttaCATGTACATATTCTATTCTcaaatttttgactgtttttaaaatttatcgtTTAAAATCTTTGGTCTAGTTTTAAGTCCATATTGGTTATGGGAATAGTTACCAAGTTTTTGTTCTCTGTTACGTTCAGATGCTAGAACTTAATGATACAGGAAGCCATCTCAGATCAGCAGTCATATGAACCACCCTGTGACAGCAAATCTATCAATTTTATCCCCCCAAAATATCTGAACTTGCAAAtcgtactcccatagtatgtgtacgaggttagggttaggctataattttattaaaattttacttatttaagttctattaagagttctggaactgtctgtgttagccaagtgaatatccccctatccataggtttcagtccctctaTACAACTTGATggaaaataggcgaacaaaattagttacctccatattggtacacacacttctggagcgcctgcAAACCTATCTATCATTTCTTTTCAGTTATTcttgtttaatatttaaatttttatagaaaTTCAACTGAAGTGCCACAGCCACTCAGTGCGAGATCATACAGTTCTGGGAACTCAGTTGCAAAGAAACATCCGATTGTTTCGAAAATGGAAGAGAGAGCAGCTGAGAGATTGAAAAGAAGAAAGGAGTTAGAGGAAATAAAGAGAAAGAGAGAagaggaaaaaataaaaaagatgcaAGAGGAAGAAGAGCAGAAAGAAAGAGAAGAGCAAGAAAAGAAAATGAGACAAATAGAAGAGAGAAGGGAAGCGAAACGAATGCAAAAGAAGGTgaatttcacaatattttttttttccactTTGACTACTTAGATATTTGTATGGAGTTGTACTACTGTACGACATATAAGGTTGTTCATATAATTCTaaacaaaatcatatttattcaaaGAAGATTTCAGAACCTgaagattttaaatttaaaaatttgattatggtaattcaaattttgtCTTTTATGCCTTGTGGAAAAAATCATATCAAGTTTGGTATATATCATTGAtgtaaataaatctaaaataaggTATTTTCATAATTATACTAGATCTGTAATGGAACTAGACGACGTGGGTAATAAGGTATTTAATACACAAGTATTGAAAGTCTTTGGAATAGGATCGTAAATGCTTGAGCATCATTGCTCAGTAATTTGAGCTAAATGTATTTCAGTTTTCATGACTATAATACAAAGGTAAATGTGAAAATTTCATTGATTTTAATTTCAGTTGGAAGAAGAGAAGAAAGCAGCACAAGAACGTATGAGACAATTATGTAAAATGGCAGACAATCATTACacaaaaacattaataaaaaattatggatTTGTACCTTGGAAAAAATTGATACAATCAACGAAAAGCAAATGGGAGGTATAAATTGTATATCATAgtgaaattactttattttgaatttacttATTTGATGTGTAAATATTTGGGTTTCAAGAcgacaaaatttatttgaaactatttagaacaggggtgtgcaacctttttcgcaggcgggccaaatatcaataaccgggttaaaccgcgggccgcacccaCATTTCACAcaggctttctattagttgcaggcacaaaatggtgtctttttgttattgatctcatggtCCTTACAGAAATGATGAGTTAGAACGCATTAAGTTCTTAGAACTGtaatttaaagatatatatTGTTGCACCCAATTTAAAcaaattcagtgagaaattttctgctggattcttttcccgactacttttatccaaatttgcttaaatggaagtgctagcaattcgatgcgacgcccattttagaacaaaaatagattaccgaaaagtgccatatttgaagccatgactttttcAAATGTGGGAAGTAACTTGATTGAGAAGTTTTCAGTAAAATGCGCCAAgtttcatttccaaataatttgctgtcaaatcttattctaggtTCGATTTAGACAACATCaactgataggctggaaccaaaactcatttagctattttatcttttaatattaaaatttttcaaactgctATTCAGTtgcctccgcgggccgcacaattttcccttgcgggccgcatttggcccgcgggccgcactttgcacacccctgatttaaaacaataaccaaagtatttcaatgaaaaattgaaaaatcaaaatacctACACGTTTTCTTCATTTCCTCAGGACAGCGTTTGTATTAATTTAGGTAAAAGAATTTTGATATGTTTTGTGCAACTAATGGTGGGCATATAatgatgtattaaatgaaataaaaacataaataaacgctgattaaaaattaaaaaaaaatgtttaataattatactgaaaactgacttcataacaaaattgaagttCTAGGAAAGAAGAGAGCgttgtttaaatatatggagAAGAAGTCTTTTCATATGCACCATACCTGTACCGAATTAATTAATCTAAGAGTTTCATGTAGCATCAGGTCAAATCGATAACAGCCgacacgcttggcggattaaaaactgTGTTCCcatgagaaataaaaatacagcaaaattttggatggAATATCAGACCTCATAAGATTCATAGGAATTTTAGGGAAAAATAAAATCTCCAACCaatgaaaatttcgaagcaattggtccattagtgAATGAGAAAAGCATTTTTCATAAGGTAACAACcagaataacaacaacaacaacataataacaaaagaTCCATAGTTCCACTTCATGCCCAATAATCATTGATATTGACATATCACATTTATTAGTTGTGAGAGCACTGAGCACTGAAATCAATAATGACCTTGTATGTCATAAGTGTTTATTGCTCAACGCTTGCTCTTAGCTGATCGGTATTGATCATTAAACTGCTTGATAGTGTATTCTCATTTTTTGTATGTTACTTCTAGGTAGCTGTATTTCATCACAGAAGTATTCTTATGAGAAAAGTTCTATTTGAGTGGAAAATTGAGAGTGAAAGAGCAAGAGAAGAGAGAGAACAGAAAGCAGATAAACTTTATAGACTTATTTTGCTTCGGTgaatagaaattgaaaaaatatcatttactTGGTTTTTATTGAAACTTTATAAGAGATTTTaagcaaaaaatgtttttgtaatttttaatttctctACGTAAATAACAGGCTATACAGCGAAATCTATAGTTTTTATCtggatttttattgaaaaggTTTTTGATAACTTTGTATTTATTTCTCCAGTTTCAAATAGTATTTGGTTTTGATTTTTGATCTCTCATCCTAGCTTATCTATTATAACAgtcatgtttttatttaaataattctTTACTGTCAATGTCAAATTGATTATGCCAAAAAGCCCAAGATAGTCAAAATGTTGCATTATATGTCAACATACTTATCTTGAGCTTACTTgtagtaaatatatatagtcTGATAATTTCTATCATAAATTCCAGACGAGGGATGCGTTCCTGGATGAAATATGGTGAAAGAATGGAAATATTGGAACAGAAAGCAATTATTCATCGGAATAAAGTTCTGAGAAAGAAATACCTCAAATATTGGGTTGATTACACAACAGGTAGTAGGCTTCGTTAATTTAGCCACTGGGAtcagaacaaaataaataaaccaatAATTCAATTACCATTTATTACTGAAACAAAGATGTTAAAAATGTTAACATTTTCAGTGAGTTCATATAATAACAATTGATTACTGAAAGTTTGGGATCTTTAGCCAGTTTTTAAGGTTTATTTAAATACAGACCATTTCCAAGCCATGTGAGTTTTAAGTAATAATTATTATCTATAACTGTTATCAAATCTGAAAATATGTACTATAAGGTTTAAATCAACATATTTATTAGCAATTTtgtggttttcatttatttcaccTCGAAATTTTAACCTTACTCAATATCACTTGACGAAAGGGTTAATAAAATAACTATATATATCCAAACTTTTTGTCAATTTGCACTCAAGCAATTGCCTATccaacattattttattttattggaaacatatttttgtttgttaattAATACCAATTGCAGTATATGTGATGCTGTACACTAATATGTGTTTGCTGTTGACAGTTGAAGCCTCAATTTGAAAATGCTAAGTAACTCAGTAACAGTAACTGCTTGACTGAATGGGCAAAACCTGACCTCCTTTTTGTTTATAATACTCATGAAATAATTATTGCTTTCAGATGAAAAACTTTCTGAATGGGACAAAGAAGCCCGAGCTGACGCTCATAATCGCACTCGTCTTCTGCGACGAGTTTTTAACGTTATTCGTTCTTATCGTGAATTGATTGTGAAAGAATCAGAGCGAAGAAAGCGACTTGGAGAAATGAGACGGAAAGTCAGTCAATTGTTGCCAGATTTTCAGTATTCACAAGATTCATTCACCAGTGATATGGCTGGTGATGAAATTGATGAGAATTTTGATAATTAAGATATTTCAGACTGAGAATGTTTTTCCATGGTTCGATGCACATGATTGAACAGTTTAATGTTTTATTACTGCATTTGGTCTATGATCGTTGACCACATTTAACTTTTGTAATGTACTGTATTAAAGCAGATTTTACTTGTTTTTGAATGATGCTAAATGCTATCAATTTATTAGCTTCCCACTGTAAATTTATGATTTAATAAATAGATCTTTAGTTTTtatgttgctgttttattttatttattatgagtAGTGTTGGTTTTTTGAAATCGACAGGAGTGGTGAGAATTGTATAAGTAATGTTCGGCTTAGATCTGCCATAATTCGACTTGAAGCCAGAACAGACGAAACATAGGTCCAGAGGGGATTTCGTATATATACAGAATCTATCAAACAAATTTGTTCTTGTCTGATGCAACTGGCGAATTCGAGATCAGTAAACAGCAATCAGAAAGCAAATTAGTTTGAGAACAAATTAGTTTGAATTAACCATCAAGCATCAAAGGAAAGTGATTAGGGTACCACAGAAATTCTCATTGTCGAATTTTCATTAGCGCCTCAAtctttaataaaatatgtggaGTTGCTCTGACGACTAACACCTCAATATTGGCacggttaaaataaaatctttgcTTGTTTGTCTTTCCCAAGTATCATCTTAAACCTGATAAATGTTTGTAGGCATGACAACTATTTCCAAAATATATCAtacaaattaattataatttggcCTTCAATCATTTACTTATTATATATTATCACTACCTGATAGGGGACTAAGGTCCTAAGTACTTAGGGTCTGTAAAACTACTTTTAAAATGCATCAGTTAATAAATGTTTTGAGTAGCATTTGGACGTAACTTCAACACCGTTAAAAAGCGCCAGTCGTTAAACGTTTGAATAGCATTTCACTGTAACTTCAAAACTGTTAGAAAGCGTCAGTCGTTGaacgtttaaatagcatttcactGTAACCTCGATACTGTAAAAAGCGATAGCCGTTGATTGTTTAAacagcatttcaccgtaacttcaatactggTAGAAAGCGTCAGTCGTTGAACGTTTAAATAGCAGTTCACTGTAACCTCGATACTGTAAAAAGCGATAGCCGTTGATTGTTTAAacagcatttcaccgtaacttcaatactggTAGAAAGCGTCAGTCGTTGaacgtttaaatagcatttcactGTAATTTCGaaactgttaaaaagcgtcagtcgttgAACGTTGTTGTGTACGTACGTTGAACGATGAACGTGTACTAAGAAAAGGcgaattttgcttatttttatttctcaaatatcaTCTTTAACCTCTCTATAATTGTTTGTAGGTATGAAAACTATCTTCAAGAAATGTCATGTAAATCATTCATAATCTGGCATTCAATCAGTAATAATTACTGAAATTTACTTATCTCAGATAACACGAAACATTAGTTACATTTGTGTTGGGATTTCTTGCACGACAAATAAACTTATTGTCTATTGcctattattaatattatttttcagtttctcttgttattatttttttgttattattttaactttCTGGCGACCGAGAACTTCATGTTCCTGAGGTCATGCCAAGGTCATCGTTTGATAGAAAGTACTTTAGTAAGATGCGGGATGTTCCAAAAAGAACGTTTTTTGGGGGGCTGTTCTGCATTAATTTTTCCTGGAATATTTTGGACATATTTTACAAATCATTTTCCGATAAGTGCAAGCCTTAAGTGCTTGGGGCTTCTAAAGGACATGATCTTGTCCTGTCCAAAAGTCATAAGCAAAATATTTGTCATCAACAGTGCACCGAACATAGCTACGATAGCGAGCGTCTCATTCCCTAATTTAATAATCTATTCATTAATTTACTAGTCTATATCTTGAAAAATGTACCGGAATCTCGTTATATATATAcgtaatgataaaataatcaACACAGCAAGTGCTCTATACGGATTTTTATTTCGAAATATTAGAAGACACACTGAATGGCCTGATAAACAGAAATGGTAGAATATTTTTCGTCGAGGATCATGAAATTTAATGAAGGGAAACCATGTCGGTAAGAGTCTGGTCCAGTTTTTCGCTGATGCCTTTGTACGACAATTTCTCGGCGTAGAGTTGAtctgaaaaaagaagaaatgaaTTAATATAAGTATTTTTCTTTCGCTTGAGtttgttaaatttatatataatgaaaatcTCCACAGCATAATTCAAATTTGTGCATAGTATAAGTTCGACTTTGTTGTCTGAGTAAGTAACAAATTTATAGATTGGAATTGAGAAATCAATCATATATGACGTACCTTCGAGATAATCGATGGTCTTTTCCAACTTGTCTACAGTTCTTTCAGCAAATTCAGCTCTGGTTTCAgcctaaataaatatttacataaaatttcatttattaatttGCAACAAAATGATACAAATTACAAATCGTTGTTTTATTACTCaaataatttatgtttattaCATCAATATGTCCTTATTTAAACTTACGTTCTTCAGTTTTTCTGAAAGAACACGAATTTCTTCTTCATATTTATCTTCTTGTTCAGAATTTTTGACAGAGATTGATTCCATGTTTCTCAAAGTTTCTTGGAGTCCTTTCAATTGTTCGTCAGTGTGCTTCACTTTACTGCAACaagtattttgaattttaagtATTTGGCATCAGGAAAACTAGATATATATAAGGCGATGACCAGATTTCGTCTAATTAATCGAAAAAATCCTTTAAAGAATGAATATTCGGACGAAAGtatcaaaattttctatttttctgatattgaatatgaaaaaaatagttCGACGAATTAGTATAAATTGCCATTTTTCTATTCCCATTTAATTACACTCATGGAATAATATTCTATTACTTACGTCTCATGTTCTTCGGCACGGTCGGTAACACGTTCCAAATCGTTTTCAACCATGCGAAGTTTTCTGCCGACCTAAAATATAGATGCaggtaatatatattattctaaatAATTCTGATATGTTGCCTGCTGAATTTGCATTCCAACCCCGTCAATCAATGAGAAGCTGTATTTCTTATCCCACGTACAAGCGACTATTGCATTTACGATGCCTAATGAAAGCGCtaaatttgtcacattttgATTAGAATATGTGGCATGATACTAATTAACGACGTATAATGTATTATACAATATGTTCTATGTTCTCACCTCTTCATATTTTCTGTCAGCATCTTCAGCAATAGCTTTAGCATCACGAAGTTGGATTTCTTGTAATTCCAAAGTTTCTTCATCCTTGAATGATCTGCTTTCAATAAGTTTTCGGCCACGTTCACTTTCTTCGGCTGCTTTCTCAGCAGTTTCAAGTTTATTGAGGGTTTCGTTCAAACGTTCAGTTACTCTGGCTAATTCTTCTTCAAGCAGTTGCAAACGACGAGTTTGTGCGTTCACTTCCAATTCAGACTGCAAAACCAAATTTAAAGGGTTAAATCATGAAAAACAGTGATGCTCGATGAGATGACAATTTTTGGATTCTG
This is a stretch of genomic DNA from Styela clava chromosome 2, kaStyClav1.hap1.2, whole genome shotgun sequence. It encodes these proteins:
- the LOC120336437 gene encoding uncharacterized protein LOC120336437 isoform X2; protein product: MSLSNNPNLYQWKKFKKQTLPKPSKTKKDDIQCWLEKVEAATDVAIKKTFSEYKPSAVSQTRYSTHHGDDLSQVMDKLHDYEDSHAEAQELVSDWMNEKIRFDYLDNDEENLLTNSNVEFGQQPVRGIETATSEKWYQDSEAFIQSYLEKDNPKSSFSRSKHERPVQKNDVLGQLDIYEADENTVVKALLKNMMEKPLIKPNEMKVLKKKSILSEKKHTKFHDPTTTMDMRHKEVKEARLRKQKQEEKKRQERMIQKEAKFKAQQILKEEEMQKKLRKKKEEEAIQIEMAKLRKEMIEQKKREENQRREKEKKIEKGLALENESKMTRRQEIERIEREKQKEIILSEISRIEDKERRVAERMKKRNTENRILLHKCFSTWCKIVLNQRVKLGKAKAMSDWKCMQNVWNAWKSYTRNRRLEIETKHHQTNMRETRLKEKKAVNCEKYRLMRKSFFTWKVWVKTEQERKEILKQQNTTKAKMQALLDAFTSGNIGNKIEEPMIIQSVESISEVESELPHFQPKKPPIISNPGHGANNLNHTTKPKHAWQVTKKDVHRLKPAEMRHLSDKRHNTPQATTQEPRVKVHVQSIDPYIHRHKFQKEVIDQQRVILHEQKRMIEEMQEQQKILALQKEVAVLQQQHKQLENNKISSLGDEQSITRVQPQEGNSTEVPQPLSARSYSSGNSVAKKHPIVSKMEERAAERLKRRKELEEIKRKREEEKIKKMQEEEEQKEREEQEKKMRQIEERREAKRMQKKLEEEKKAAQERMRQLCKMADNHYTKTLIKNYGFVPWKKLIQSTKSKWEVAVFHHRSILMRKVLFEWKIESERAREEREQKADKLYRLILLRRGMRSWMKYGERMEILEQKAIIHRNKVLRKKYLKYWVDYTTDEKLSEWDKEARADAHNRTRLLRRVFNVIRSYRELIVKESERRKRLGEMRRKVSQLLPDFQYSQDSFTSDMAGDEIDENFDN
- the LOC120336437 gene encoding uncharacterized protein LOC120336437 isoform X1 — its product is MLTQRFLESINQSTWLQLKFLIYLQCWIYPILMSLSNNPNLYQWKKFKKQTLPKPSKTKKDDIQCWLEKVEAATDVAIKKTFSEYKPSAVSQTRYSTHHGDDLSQVMDKLHDYEDSHAEAQELVSDWMNEKIRFDYLDNDEENLLTNSNVEFGQQPVRGIETATSEKWYQDSEAFIQSYLEKDNPKSSFSRSKHERPVQKNDVLGQLDIYEADENTVVKALLKNMMEKPLIKPNEMKVLKKKSILSEKKHTKFHDPTTTMDMRHKEVKEARLRKQKQEEKKRQERMIQKEAKFKAQQILKEEEMQKKLRKKKEEEAIQIEMAKLRKEMIEQKKREENQRREKEKKIEKGLALENESKMTRRQEIERIEREKQKEIILSEISRIEDKERRVAERMKKRNTENRILLHKCFSTWCKIVLNQRVKLGKAKAMSDWKCMQNVWNAWKSYTRNRRLEIETKHHQTNMRETRLKEKKAVNCEKYRLMRKSFFTWKVWVKTEQERKEILKQQNTTKAKMQALLDAFTSGNIGNKIEEPMIIQSVESISEVESELPHFQPKKPPIISNPGHGANNLNHTTKPKHAWQVTKKDVHRLKPAEMRHLSDKRHNTPQATTQEPRVKVHVQSIDPYIHRHKFQKEVIDQQRVILHEQKRMIEEMQEQQKILALQKEVAVLQQQHKQLENNKISSLGDEQSITRVQPQEGNSTEVPQPLSARSYSSGNSVAKKHPIVSKMEERAAERLKRRKELEEIKRKREEEKIKKMQEEEEQKEREEQEKKMRQIEERREAKRMQKKLEEEKKAAQERMRQLCKMADNHYTKTLIKNYGFVPWKKLIQSTKSKWEVAVFHHRSILMRKVLFEWKIESERAREEREQKADKLYRLILLRRGMRSWMKYGERMEILEQKAIIHRNKVLRKKYLKYWVDYTTDEKLSEWDKEARADAHNRTRLLRRVFNVIRSYRELIVKESERRKRLGEMRRKVSQLLPDFQYSQDSFTSDMAGDEIDENFDN
- the LOC120335842 gene encoding tropomyosin-like, with amino-acid sequence MESIKHKMEGLIREKDEAVEKAVNQENEKKDLENKAKELESEINAITRKITNLEDELDKVMEQNRESLEKVETASKVATDSELEVNAQTRRLQLLEEELARVTERLNETLNKLETAEKAAEESERGRKLIESRSFKDEETLELQEIQLRDAKAIAEDADRKYEEVGRKLRMVENDLERVTDRAEEHETKVKHTDEQLKGLQETLRNMESISVKNSEQEDKYEEEIRVLSEKLKNAETRAEFAERTVDKLEKTIDYLEDQLYAEKLSYKGISEKLDQTLTDMVSLH